The Kosmotoga olearia TBF 19.5.1 sequence TTTTAGTTCTGGGGTTACTCAGCCTCGTTGGATCGATTTTCATTTATTGTTTGGGGTATTGTTTCGCTTCCAGACGATATTTTCTTTCCACTGGAGGTAAATGTGTCAAATCGAATAATAAGCATCCTTAAGAAAAGGCTTGCCAGGAAAACCTGGGACAACTGGTTCACAACCTTTCAGGTAAAAAAGGTAACTGACGACAAGATCATTTTCAGCGTCGGTAACCTTTTCATAAAAGATTGGCTTCAATCCAAGTATGGAAGCGTTATTTCGAAAGCCATTAAGGAAGCTTATGGAAAAAATCTTGATTATGAGATCGTTTATGAAACGACAGAACCTGAAGCCTTTAACAAAAGCAATGAAAGTTACAAAGGACCGCTGGTTAAGAAGAAACCCCTTTTAATATCTAATCTTAACGCTAACTACACCTTTGAAAATTTCGTGGTTGGTCCTGAAAACAGGGTGCTGTATGAGGTTTCACTGGAGATATCCAGGAACCCGGGGAGATACAATCCCTTTTTCGTCTATGGTATGGTAGGACTCGGAAAGACACACCTCCTGCAGGCTATAGCTCACAAGATCATGGAACTCCATCCCGAAATGAGAGTACTTTACATAACCAGCGAGCAATTCATGAATGATATGATAGATTCCATAAAATACGGTTCTGTAAGAGACTTCAGGGAGCATTACAGAAAAAAAGCCGATGTTTTATTGATCGATGACATCCAGTTTCTTATCGGGAAAAACGGCGTTCAGAAAGAATTATTCCACACCTTCAATGAGCTCTACGACGCAGGAAAGCAAATAGTGATATGTTCTGACAGAAACCCTGAGGAACTCAACGGATTCCATGACCGCCTTGTTTCGCGGTTCCAAATGGGAATGGTAATGGAAATCTGCCCGCCAGAAAAAGACACCCGTTTTAAGATTGCGAAGAAGTTTGCCGAAAGGGAATCCGTGTCTTTGCCGGATGATGTAGCGCAGCTTCTTGCGGATAGTGTGGACGGAAACCTTAGAATTCTGAGGGGCGTCATCATAAAGTTGATTGTTCAGAGCAGCATAAACAAAGAAAGGATCGGGGCTGCTTTGACTAATCAGATACTTGCTGCTTTTAACAAAACAACCGTTTCGATAAAAAGGATGAAAGAAGAAGACCTTATCATGAGTACTATCGAAGCGGTTATGGGAGTAAGCCCCGAAGAGATTAAAGGAACCAGTAGAAAGCAAAACATTGTACTCTCAAGGCAGCTTTTGATGTACATTCTAAAGCGCCATCATGGGAAGAGCATAAAAGAAATCTCTAAAATAACAGGCAAGCGCCATTCAACAGTGATTCATTCCATCAAAAAAATTGAGATGAGTGTCATCAAAGGCAACACAGTGGTAAAGGAAAAGCTGGCCAAAATTTTAAACACGATGGCTACAAGCTCGGCTGCAGGATAGAAACACAGTTCCATCATCGTTCATCCTTTTTCTTTCTCGTCATCAGCTCTTCTATCGCTTTCTTCGGTTCCTTTTCTTCGTAAAGAACAGCATAAACCTGTTCGACTATCGGAAGTTCGATGTTTAGTTTTCTGGAAAGATGGTAGATCGCTCTGCAGGTAGCAACTCCTTCTGCTACCATTTTCATTGAAGAGAGTATTTCATCGATTTTTCTTTTTTTAGCTAGTTCTTCGCCAACTTTTCGGTTTCGGCTGTATACTCCCGTACATGTCACAATAAGATCCCCAACGCCGGCGAGTCCTGCAACGGTTTCAGGTTTTCCGCCCAGGGCTACTCCCAGCCTGGCCATTTCGACCGTTGCTCGCGTTATTAACGCGGCTTTTGAGTTGTTCCAGCCTCCGAGACCGTCAATAATACCGGCCGCTATCGCAATGACATTCTTTATTCCACCGGCGATCTCAACGCCAATCAGATCATCGTTGCTGTAAACCCTGAAATACTTAACATTATACAGATCCCTCACAAAACGGGCAAATTCAATGTCTTTCGCTGCTACAACAACACTCGTCGGTATTTCTCTCGCTACTTCTTCAGCGTAACTCGGCCCGGAAAGAGTTGAAACTGTTTTGGCTCCGAAAGACTCAAAGATCTGAGATGGTCTTCTGTGAGTACTCATCTCGAGACCCTTGGAGAGATTTACGATACTTTTATTTGCAAGATTCCGTTCACCAAAAACAGTTGAGATATACTGTACCGGAACAGCATTAAAGATTACATCGGCGTATTCTAACGCTTCGTTGAGTTTGCCGGTTAATGCCACATTGCTTGGAAGGTGCAGCGATTTCACAAAATAAGAACGTCTTTCCTCTCTCAAAAGTTCAAGCAGATCCGGTTCCCTGACCCATAGCATAACGTCATGTCCGCTATCCGCAAGTACTTTTGCCATAGTGCTTCCCCAGCTTCCAGCACCTATTACACTTATTCTCATAGTGCTCCCCTCCTCTTTTCAAGAATCTTTCCAAGTTCATAAACAGCCTTTTTCACTGCCGGAGTTCGGAAGGGAAGTCCGTGACTGTCCAATTTGACCAACCAGCCCTTGTTTCGTTTGTGGATTTCTACATAGAAATGCTGCTGAAAATCACCATCGATTGCTATCGTTTCTACAAGATAACGATCGTCATCCAGATCTTTTAGCATACTCTTATATACGAAGACACCTATATCTTTCTTAATCGGAGAATTTAGAATTTTCTTTAAATTTTCTGGTTTGAGTTCCTTTATCCATGTATGGGGCATTTCA is a genomic window containing:
- the dnaA gene encoding chromosomal replication initiator protein DnaA, with the translated sequence MSNRIISILKKRLARKTWDNWFTTFQVKKVTDDKIIFSVGNLFIKDWLQSKYGSVISKAIKEAYGKNLDYEIVYETTEPEAFNKSNESYKGPLVKKKPLLISNLNANYTFENFVVGPENRVLYEVSLEISRNPGRYNPFFVYGMVGLGKTHLLQAIAHKIMELHPEMRVLYITSEQFMNDMIDSIKYGSVRDFREHYRKKADVLLIDDIQFLIGKNGVQKELFHTFNELYDAGKQIVICSDRNPEELNGFHDRLVSRFQMGMVMEICPPEKDTRFKIAKKFAERESVSLPDDVAQLLADSVDGNLRILRGVIIKLIVQSSINKERIGAALTNQILAAFNKTTVSIKRMKEEDLIMSTIEAVMGVSPEEIKGTSRKQNIVLSRQLLMYILKRHHGKSIKEISKITGKRHSTVIHSIKKIEMSVIKGNTVVKEKLAKILNTMATSSAAG
- a CDS encoding NAD(P)H-dependent glycerol-3-phosphate dehydrogenase, with product MRISVIGAGSWGSTMAKVLADSGHDVMLWVREPDLLELLREERRSYFVKSLHLPSNVALTGKLNEALEYADVIFNAVPVQYISTVFGERNLANKSIVNLSKGLEMSTHRRPSQIFESFGAKTVSTLSGPSYAEEVAREIPTSVVVAAKDIEFARFVRDLYNVKYFRVYSNDDLIGVEIAGGIKNVIAIAAGIIDGLGGWNNSKAALITRATVEMARLGVALGGKPETVAGLAGVGDLIVTCTGVYSRNRKVGEELAKKRKIDEILSSMKMVAEGVATCRAIYHLSRKLNIELPIVEQVYAVLYEEKEPKKAIEELMTRKKKDER